A region of the Geomonas subterranea genome:
CGATTTACCCAGGGACGTCGATGTGCATTCGGACCCGGTGTACGTCAAGGGGCGCGAGAACCTGGAGCGATTCCTGGCGGAGGGGACCCTGCAGCAGGACGAGAGTGAGCGCTACTACGTGTACCGCCAGAAGATGGGAAGCATCACCCAGACCGGCCTCGTGGTCTGCGCCGGCGTGGACGACTACCAGACCGGCACCATCAAGAAGCACGAGCTGACCAGGGCCGACAAGGAAGAGGACCGCGTCAGGCACATCGACGCGCTCAACGCGAACGACGAGCCGGTCTTCTATACCTACCGAAACGACCCGGCCCTCACCGCGACCATCGACAAGGTCACCCAGGCCGACCCCATCTACGACTTCACCACCGACGACGGCGTATCCCATGCCCTGTGGGACATCGCGGACCCGAAGCTGATCGACTCGCTCACCAAAAGCTTCGCCGCCATTCCGACCCTCTACGTAGCCGACGGACATCACCGCAGCGCCGCCGCCAGCCGGGTGCGCGACCTGAGAAGGGACGCCAACCCTGAGCACACCGGTACCGAGGAGTACAACTACTTCCTCACCGTGATCTTCCCGGACAACGAGATGACCATCATGCCCTACAACAGGGTGGTCAAGGACTTAAACGGCCGCGGCGTCGCCGAGTTCATGGCCCGCGTGGGCGAGCGCTTCGAGGTGACCCCGGTTTCCAGCGCGCTCAGCCCGGGTGAGCGTCACCATTTCGGCATGTACCTGGGGGGCAAATGGTACGAACTCACCCCCCGCGAAGATTCCTTCCCTGAGAACGACCCGGTCGCGTCCATGGACGTCTCCATCCTGCAGGACAACCTGCTCAGCCCGGTCCTCGGAGTGCGCAACCCGCGCACCGACCAGCGCATCCACTTCGTGGGTGGTATCCGCGGCGTCGAGGAACTGGAGCGGGTGGTCAATTCCGGCGAGTACATGGTCGCCTTCTCGCTGTTCCCGACGTCGATCGAGGAACTGATGTCGCTGGCCGACGAGGACAAGATCATGCCGCCCAAGTCGACCTGGTTCGAGCCCAAACTTAGAAGTGGCCTCTTCATCCATATGCTGGATTAAAAATCATCGAAACCTGACGGAGGAAAGTTGATGCGCAACGTAGAGAAGTTCCTCGTGCTGCTGCTGCTCATGGCGGCGGTGGCCATTCCCGCCTGCTCCCAGAAGGATCCCGCCAAGCAGCCGGCGACCGAGAAAACCGCAGCCAAGGCCGCAGCTGGTGCGGTGACCACCCCATCCGGCCTTTCCTATACCGACCTCGTGGTCGGGACCGGTGCGTCCCCGACTTCCGGCAAGGGAGTCAAGGTGCACTACACCGGGACCCTGGAAAACGGCACCAAGTTCGACAGCTCGCTCGATCGCGGCCAGCCCTTCATCTTCAGGATCGGGGCCGGCGAAGTGATCCCCGGCTGGGACGAGGGGGTAATGTCCATGAAGGTCGGTGGGAAGAGGAAGCTGGTCGTTCCGCCGCAGTTGGGCTACGGCGCCAACGGCGCTGCCGGTGTGATCCCCCCCAACGCGACCCTTATCTTCGAGGTTGAGCTCCTCGACGTGGAGAAGTAATCATACCGGCTGCTTGCAATGGCACCGGGGCACTGTAAAGTTTTCCTTTGCGCTTTTTGAGCCCCTACTGCCGCCGTTGCGAGGTGCCCCATGCGCCTGTTGCTGTTTGCCCTTTTTCTGCTCCCGGTGCTGGCCTGTAAGCAGGCCAGCGCCGGGCAAAAGAGCGTCACCCTGTTTCAGGACGGGGCGCGGGTGGAGCAGGAACTCCCCGCCTCCGGCGGCTATCTTGAGCTCCCGTTGCCGGACGGCTTTACACCGGGATCGCTCCGGGTGAAGGCGCCGGGGGGGACCGTGCTGAGAGTAGAGCTGGTTCCGGCTGAGCAGGACCGGCGCCGTTCCGGTGAACTGGCGCGCCTCAGGGAACGCCGGGGCGAGTTGCAGGACCGCATGGCGGCCCTGACGCGGCGCGAGGAGATCTTCTCAGCCGCCGCCAAGTCGCAAAGCGGCAAGGCGCCCAGGAAGACCAAGGCCAATCCCGACCCGGTGGTGACGCTGCAGCAGGGAACCGAGTTCGCACTGAACCAGATGGAGGCGGTTTACCGCAGCAAGCGCAAATGCCGGCTCGCCCTCGATGCCGTTGAGCGCGAGTTGACTGCCGCCTC
Encoded here:
- a CDS encoding DUF1015 domain-containing protein codes for the protein MAFIKPFKAVRPKKELAEKVAALPYDVMNTDEAIQMAAGNPVSFLHISRPEIDLPRDVDVHSDPVYVKGRENLERFLAEGTLQQDESERYYVYRQKMGSITQTGLVVCAGVDDYQTGTIKKHELTRADKEEDRVRHIDALNANDEPVFYTYRNDPALTATIDKVTQADPIYDFTTDDGVSHALWDIADPKLIDSLTKSFAAIPTLYVADGHHRSAAASRVRDLRRDANPEHTGTEEYNYFLTVIFPDNEMTIMPYNRVVKDLNGRGVAEFMARVGERFEVTPVSSALSPGERHHFGMYLGGKWYELTPREDSFPENDPVASMDVSILQDNLLSPVLGVRNPRTDQRIHFVGGIRGVEELERVVNSGEYMVAFSLFPTSIEELMSLADEDKIMPPKSTWFEPKLRSGLFIHMLD
- a CDS encoding FKBP-type peptidyl-prolyl cis-trans isomerase, which translates into the protein MRNVEKFLVLLLLMAAVAIPACSQKDPAKQPATEKTAAKAAAGAVTTPSGLSYTDLVVGTGASPTSGKGVKVHYTGTLENGTKFDSSLDRGQPFIFRIGAGEVIPGWDEGVMSMKVGGKRKLVVPPQLGYGANGAAGVIPPNATLIFEVELLDVEK
- a CDS encoding DUF4140 domain-containing protein; its protein translation is MRLLLFALFLLPVLACKQASAGQKSVTLFQDGARVEQELPASGGYLELPLPDGFTPGSLRVKAPGGTVLRVELVPAEQDRRRSGELARLRERRGELQDRMAALTRREEIFSAAAKSQSGKAPRKTKANPDPVVTLQQGTEFALNQMEAVYRSKRKCRLALDAVERELTAASKGVASARIWVTGGKARVSYVVGNVSWSPSYDLRFSGDGVSELLLHAKLPQREKGVQYQVGRGTTAKPGAVETVRGEFPVLARYPLATVAAAGTDPPERFAFAPVEAGLPAGEAALYWKGEYLGSAPFSGGGSTGFSLGR